The sequence AGAAGGTCTCTCAGAAGGATTATATAACATAGTAGGATGAAACTGGATGAATTCCATATTTTCAATCTTTCCACGCGCCCGGTGAACCATAGCAACGCCATCACCTGTAGCAATAGGAGGATTAGAAGTAATTGAATATACATTACCTCCCCCACCTGTTGCCATTAAAGTAAATTTAGATAATATGCTATCAATTAAATTGGTTTTAGGATTTAGTACATATGCTCCAAAGCAAGTAACATTAGGGGTTTTTTTGGTAATTATTTGTCCCAAATGATGCTGTGTTATTAAGTCAACAGCAAAATAATTTTCATAAAATTCAATATTGGGATGATTCCTTGCCTGCTCTAATAAAGCTCTTATAATTTCTTTTCCTGTATTATCTTTATGATGAAGTACCCTATACTCGGAATGCCCTCCTTCTTTTGCCAAATCGTACCTTCCTGAAACAGTTTTATCAAAGTTTGTTCCCCACTTAACTAATTCATCTATTCTTTCTTTTGATTCTGTGATAGTGATACGAACAATATTTTCATTACATAACCCGGCACCAGCCTCAATAGTATCCTGAATGTGCTTTTCGTAAGTATCGGGATTATACATCACTGCTGCAATTCCTCCCTGTGCAAGACTTGTATTTGAAATCCGCGCTTCTTCCTTAGTAATAATAATTACTTTTCCATATTCAGCAACTTTAAGCGCATAACTAAGCCCTGCAATGCCAGAACCTATTACCAGAAAATCTGTTTTAATTTGCATTATAATGCTTTTATTTATGCAAATTTATTGAATTTATACCGATACGGAACAAGTAGCAAAAATATTATTTATACTTCGGCTGAATGAGTTTGCGTATTTCGACTACGGCTCAATATACTTGCAACCTCTAACACTCAGTATAACTGAATCTTTTTACGTTATATTTTTTTCACAAAGCACCTTCTTCTTTTATGCTGGATATGTTCGTAGTTTTTCCAGTTTGCAATAACATTCTGGTTGGTTTCAAAAACACCTGTTGTTTCAAGAGTATTGACTCCTGCTTTCATCATTTCGGTTTGTAATTCAGAAATTAATATTACAGCAATCCCGGCATTCTGAAAATCCTGCAAAACACCGGTAAGCAGCATATCAACCACTTCTGGTTTCTTCAATGCTTTCAAAATATGAAAAAATCCAAATGGAAATAATTTCCCTTTTGTTTTTTGCATTGCTACTGACAATGATGGTAATCCTACGAAAAACCCAATCGGGTTACTATCTTTTACAACTATCTTGACAAATTTTGGATTCAGTATATTAAAATATTTATCGGAATATAATTTTATCATTTTATTGTTAAGTGGCGAAACATAAGGCAAATACTGGAAAGCATCGTTTAAAATTTCAAACATTTTCTCGCTGTAAGGTAATAATTCACTCCTTTTTGTAAAATTAAGCACCTGTACTCCGGATCTTTTTTTTACAATTTCTGCACCGCGTTTTGCTTTATTCAAAGGCTCTTCAGTAATAGTCATGCGAAATTCAATCCAATCATTTTCTTTTTCAAAACCCAATTTTTCAAAATGGTCTTTGTAATAAGGCAAATGATAAACCGAAGCAATAGAAGGCAAATAATCGAAACCTTCTATTAATAATCCCTGAGTATCAAGATTAGTATAACCTAGTGGTCCGTGAACAAATTCCATTTGCTGTTCTTTAAACCATTCGATAGCTGTATTGATAAGCTTTTCGCTTACTTCATAATCATCAATAAATTCAATACGATTAATTCTTCCGAATTTTTGATTTACTTTTTCGTTATAATTTTTATTAATTATAGCACCAATCCTTCCAACACATTTGTTGTTTTTAAATGCAAGGAAAAAACGTGAATCGCAAAAATCATTTGCAGGGTTTTCAGGAAGCAATGATTTAATTTCTGCTGATTTTATTGGGGGAACCCAGAATTTATTATTCTTATATAAATCGAATTGGAAATTAACAAATTGTTTAATATCCGATTTGTTTTTGACTTCTTTAATTAATACGGTCATAAAAATCTCATTCTAAATTAAGTGTCAAATTTAATACAATTTTATTGTTGAATAACTTTTCTTTCATTATGAATTAAAATAATTTTGAGAATAAAAAAACCCGCAGATTTCTCAGCGGGTTTAAATATTTTTATAACTAATTACTCAGCAACCACTTCAAATTTCACATCAAGTTTAACTTCCTTATGAAGAATAACTTTAGCTGAATAAGTTCCAAGTTCTTTTATTGATTCACCGTCAACATGAATTTTTTTACGGTCAATTTCAACATTAAATTGTTTTTGTATTGCTTCAGCAATTTGAAGAGCATTAACAGCACCAAAAATTTTACCTGATGTACCTGCTTTAGCACCAATTTTAAGAGTAATGCTTCCGAGGGTTTCAGCAACTTTCTGAGCTTCTTTTTTAATTTTTTCTTCTTTAAAAGCTCTCTGCTTCATGTTTTCGGCAAGTATCTTCCGGTTAGTTTCAGTAGCTACTGTAGCCATATTTTTAGGAATAAGGAAATTGCGAGCATATCCTTCTTTAACCTTAACCACATCGTTTTTATATCCGAGGTTATGTATATCTTGTTTTAAAATAACTTCCATTTTCTTTTCCTCCTGATTTTATTTTAACATATCACCAACGAATGGTAATAGTGCAATGTGTCTAGCTCTTTTAACTGCCTGAGCAATTTTTCTTTGGTATTTATCAGATGTTCCTGTAATACGTTTAGGTAATATTTTTCCCTGATCGTTAATAAATTTCAGAAGAAAATCAGCATCTTTATAATCAATGTATCTAATACCGCTTCTTTTGAAACGACAATATTTTTTCTTTTTGATATCAACATTAATGGGTGTTAAATATCTTATTTCTGAACCTTGTTGTGCCATTTTAATAATTTTTTAAATGATTACCTGGTTACGCTTCTGCTCTTTCTTTAGAAGGCTTAGCTTTTTCTTTTTCGTTAGTACGTTTTTTTTCGTTATATGCTATTGCATATTTGTCGAGTTTTACCGTTAAAAAACGAAGTATGCGTTCATCGCGTTTATAGTTAATCTCGAGATCTCTCACAGTATTACCTTCTGCTTTGAACTCAATCAGGTAATAAAACCCAGTTGATTTTTTCTGGATAGGATATGCCATTTTACGCAATCCCCAGTTGTGCTGGTAGACTATCTCAGCACCTTTTTCTGCAAGCAATTTCTGAAACTTGCTTACCGTTTCCTTCATCTGGTCTTCAGATAAAACGGGAGTCATTATGAAAACGGTTTCGTATTGATTTGCCATTTTAATAAAATTATTATTTGTTTTTTATTGATTGATTTTAATTATGCTCCTAACATTAAACGAGCAAATGCCGTTACTTTAAGATCTTTATCAATTTCCGTAATATATTGTCCTACGGTTTTTTTATTATCTCTTACGAATTCCTGATTTAATAAAGTACTTTCCTTAAAGAATTTATTTAATTTACCCTGGGCAATTTTTTCAAGCATCTCTTCAGGTTTTCCTTCTTGTCTTGCTTGTTCTTTTCCAATTTCAATTTCTTTATCAATCATTTCCTGGGTAACATCGCTTTTATCAATAGCAACAGGACTCATAGCTGCTATCTGCATTGCAATTTCTTTTCCAACCATGTCAAGTCCTTCAACACTGTCTTTATTAAAACCTACGATTGTTCCCAAGCGGTTTCCCGGGTGATTATATGCGTATGTTCTTGCAGCTTCGATAACCTGATAACGGGCTACTTCCATTTTTTCACCAACTTTACCTATTAAATCGGTAAGGTTTTCTTGAACTGAACGTCCATTCAAATTTGCAGCTTTCAATTCATCGATATTCCCTGGAGTATTATTAATTGCATATTCAGCAACATCAGTAGTTAGTTTCATGAAATCCTGACTTTTAGCAACAAAATCTGTTTCACAACTAATCATTACAATAATAGCTTTTTTAGAATCAGCAGAGGTT is a genomic window of Bacteroidales bacterium containing:
- the rplI gene encoding 50S ribosomal protein L9, with product MEVILKQDIHNLGYKNDVVKVKEGYARNFLIPKNMATVATETNRKILAENMKQRAFKEEKIKKEAQKVAETLGSITLKIGAKAGTSGKIFGAVNALQIAEAIQKQFNVEIDRKKIHVDGESIKELGTYSAKVILHKEVKLDVKFEVVAE
- the rpsR gene encoding 30S ribosomal protein S18, which codes for MAQQGSEIRYLTPINVDIKKKKYCRFKRSGIRYIDYKDADFLLKFINDQGKILPKRITGTSDKYQRKIAQAVKRARHIALLPFVGDMLK
- the rpsF gene encoding 30S ribosomal protein S6, whose protein sequence is MANQYETVFIMTPVLSEDQMKETVSKFQKLLAEKGAEIVYQHNWGLRKMAYPIQKKSTGFYYLIEFKAEGNTVRDLEINYKRDERILRFLTVKLDKYAIAYNEKKRTNEKEKAKPSKERAEA
- the tsf gene encoding translation elongation factor Ts, with translation MANITAADVNKLRQMTGAGMMDCKKALVEANGDFDAAIDYLRKKGQKVASSRADRAANEGMVLAKTSADSKKAIIVMISCETDFVAKSQDFMKLTTDVAEYAINNTPGNIDELKAANLNGRSVQENLTDLIGKVGEKMEVARYQVIEAARTYAYNHPGNRLGTIVGFNKDSVEGLDMVGKEIAMQIAAMSPVAIDKSDVTQEMIDKEIEIGKEQARQEGKPEEMLEKIAQGKLNKFFKESTLLNQEFVRDNKKTVGQYITEIDKDLKVTAFARLMLGA